In one Sulfitobacter sp. LCG007 genomic region, the following are encoded:
- a CDS encoding ribonuclease J, with amino-acid sequence MSSERLIYLPLGGAGEIGMNAYVYGYGKPGEERLIVVDLGVAFPDMDTTPGVDLIFADIAWLEERRDRIEAIFVTHAHEDHVGAVALCWDRLRAPVYARAFTANIARRKLDEHGHAPETVNVVSKWPEVVNAGPFRVGFVPISHSIPESSSLVIDTPAGRVVHSGDFKLDLTPVVGEAFDPALWAEIARDGVKALVCDSTNVFSPLPGRSENSIGPAITELIQNASGMVVATTFASNVARLKTLAEAGQRAGRSIVLLGRAMRRMVEAAIETGVLKDFPSVISPEDAQSIPRENVMVLATGSQGERRAASAQLSRGKYNGLELKAGDLFLFSSKTIPGNEKSVIRIMNAFSEIGVDIVDDSSGRYHVSGHANRPDLETFRQIVAPQVLIPMHGEHRHLREHVRIAQEGGVAGVLAVNGTMVELSGNQPRIVDHIESGRTYLDGAVKIGALDGVVRDRIRTALNGHVVVTVILDEEDDPLGEPWCELIGLPETGRSNAPLSDVLEADLDQYLRRAGAKILRDDAALEEGLRRIARQTAINEIGKKPEVTVVVSRLG; translated from the coding sequence ATGAGCAGCGAAAGACTGATCTACCTTCCCCTCGGCGGGGCAGGCGAAATTGGCATGAATGCGTACGTCTACGGATACGGGAAGCCAGGCGAGGAGCGGCTGATCGTGGTCGACCTGGGGGTCGCCTTTCCGGATATGGACACCACGCCGGGCGTCGACCTGATCTTCGCCGACATCGCCTGGCTGGAAGAACGCCGCGACCGGATCGAGGCGATCTTCGTTACCCACGCGCATGAGGATCATGTGGGTGCAGTGGCGCTTTGCTGGGACCGCTTGCGCGCCCCGGTCTATGCCCGCGCCTTCACCGCGAATATCGCCCGGCGCAAGTTGGACGAACACGGACATGCGCCCGAAACGGTCAACGTCGTGTCGAAATGGCCCGAAGTGGTGAACGCCGGACCGTTCCGGGTCGGCTTCGTGCCGATCTCGCATTCGATCCCGGAAAGCTCGTCGCTGGTCATCGACACGCCTGCCGGGCGTGTCGTGCATTCGGGCGACTTCAAGCTCGACCTGACCCCGGTGGTGGGCGAGGCCTTCGACCCCGCGCTCTGGGCCGAGATCGCGCGCGATGGCGTCAAGGCGCTGGTATGCGATTCCACGAATGTCTTCTCGCCGCTCCCGGGCCGTTCCGAAAACAGCATCGGCCCCGCGATCACCGAGCTGATCCAGAACGCATCCGGCATGGTCGTGGCGACCACCTTCGCCTCGAATGTCGCGCGCCTGAAGACGCTCGCCGAGGCTGGCCAGCGCGCCGGAAGGTCCATCGTCCTGCTTGGACGGGCGATGCGCAGAATGGTCGAGGCCGCCATCGAAACCGGCGTCCTGAAGGATTTCCCGTCCGTCATCTCGCCCGAGGATGCACAGTCGATACCACGCGAGAATGTCATGGTGCTCGCCACCGGGAGCCAGGGTGAACGTCGCGCCGCCTCGGCCCAGCTCTCGCGCGGGAAGTACAATGGGCTCGAGCTGAAAGCGGGCGATCTCTTCCTGTTCTCCTCCAAGACCATACCCGGCAACGAGAAGTCGGTGATCCGCATCATGAATGCGTTCTCCGAGATCGGGGTCGACATCGTCGACGACAGCAGCGGGCGCTACCACGTTTCGGGACATGCCAACCGTCCCGATCTCGAAACCTTCCGCCAGATCGTCGCGCCGCAGGTCCTCATCCCGATGCATGGAGAGCATCGTCACCTGCGCGAACATGTCCGCATCGCACAAGAGGGCGGGGTCGCCGGGGTGCTGGCGGTCAATGGGACGATGGTTGAGCTGTCGGGAAATCAGCCCAGGATCGTCGATCACATCGAATCCGGTCGCACCTACCTTGACGGGGCGGTAAAGATCGGCGCGCTCGATGGCGTGGTTCGGGACCGCATCCGGACCGCCCTGAACGGACATGTGGTCGTCACCGTGATCCTGGACGAGGAAGACGATCCCCTGGGCGAACCGTGGTGCGAGCTTATCGGCCTGCCTGAAACGGGGCGGTCCAACGCGCCGCTCAGCGATGTGCTGGAGGCTGACCTGGACCAATATCTGCGACGGGCCGGGGCCAAGATCCTGCGTGACGATGCGGCGCTGGAAGAAGGTCTGCGCCGCATCGCGCGCCAGACGGCCATCAACGAGATCGGCAAGAAGCCGGAAGTCACGGTGGTCGTCTCGCGCCTCGGGTAG
- a CDS encoding type III pantothenate kinase, translating into MLLAIDCGNTNTVFAIWDGSRFVATWRTATEWQRTADQYYVWLSTLMKLKGIEADITDMIISSTVPRVVFNLRVLGDRYFNTRPLVVGKPGCDLPVDVRVDQGTQVGPDRLVNTVAGYDLFGGDLIVVDFGTATTFDVVASDGAYIGGVIAPGVNLSLEALHHAAAALPHVDIAKPQAVIGTNTVACMQSGVFWGYVGLVREICARIKGERDRAMRIIATGGLAPLFQQTETLFNDYQDDLTMHGLTVIHRYNKENS; encoded by the coding sequence ATGCTTCTGGCAATCGACTGCGGAAACACCAACACCGTCTTCGCGATCTGGGACGGCAGCCGGTTCGTCGCGACCTGGCGGACCGCGACGGAATGGCAACGTACTGCGGACCAGTACTACGTCTGGCTTTCGACCCTCATGAAGCTGAAAGGCATCGAGGCCGATATTACCGACATGATCATCTCCTCGACCGTCCCGCGCGTCGTCTTCAACCTGCGCGTCCTCGGGGATCGCTACTTCAACACGCGCCCGCTGGTCGTCGGCAAGCCGGGCTGCGATCTGCCCGTGGATGTGCGCGTCGACCAGGGCACGCAGGTCGGGCCCGACAGGCTCGTGAACACGGTCGCGGGGTACGATCTTTTCGGGGGCGACCTGATCGTGGTGGATTTCGGCACCGCCACCACCTTCGACGTGGTGGCAAGCGACGGCGCCTATATCGGTGGCGTCATTGCGCCCGGGGTCAACCTGAGCCTCGAGGCGCTGCACCACGCCGCCGCCGCACTGCCGCATGTCGATATCGCCAAGCCCCAGGCCGTCATCGGGACCAACACCGTCGCCTGCATGCAGTCGGGCGTCTTTTGGGGTTACGTCGGACTGGTTCGCGAGATATGTGCCCGGATCAAGGGTGAGCGGGACCGCGCGATGCGCATCATCGCCACCGGCGGGCTCGCGCCGCTGTTCCAGCAGACCGAGACGCTATTCAATGACTACCAGGACGATCTGACCATGCACGGGCTGACCGTCATCCACCGGTACAACAAGGAAAACAGCTGA
- a CDS encoding biotin--[acetyl-CoA-carboxylase] ligase, whose translation MGEAASGTVSGPAAGLDIAAPGWPEGYGCRVLAEVDSTLNEAARIAPGLAGPEWILAHSQTSARGRRGRPWSMPPGNFAATLVLQPTGGVAQAALRSFVMSLALYEAFVAATGREAIFSLKWPNDVLLNGKKVAGILLESTGRAGDVQHLAIGVGVNLVAAPTPEEVEKRSVSPVSLLGATGVRIGPEAFLALLAQAYSLREAQFRDQGFAPIRRAWLERAARLGETIVARIGASETEGVFEDVDGDGNLILGTPQGRRVIAAADVYL comes from the coding sequence ATGGGGGAAGCGGCAAGCGGAACCGTTTCGGGGCCCGCGGCCGGCCTGGACATAGCCGCGCCGGGATGGCCCGAAGGCTACGGGTGCCGTGTTCTGGCCGAGGTCGACAGCACCCTGAACGAGGCGGCCCGCATCGCGCCCGGACTTGCCGGTCCCGAGTGGATACTGGCGCATTCCCAGACCTCCGCACGCGGGCGGCGCGGACGGCCATGGTCGATGCCGCCGGGCAATTTCGCCGCGACGCTCGTGCTTCAACCGACGGGCGGCGTCGCGCAGGCGGCGCTGCGCAGCTTCGTCATGTCGCTGGCGCTGTACGAGGCATTCGTCGCGGCCACCGGACGCGAGGCGATCTTCAGCCTCAAGTGGCCCAATGACGTCCTGCTGAACGGCAAGAAGGTCGCGGGCATCCTGCTTGAAAGCACTGGCCGGGCGGGAGACGTCCAGCATCTGGCGATCGGAGTCGGCGTCAACCTCGTCGCGGCCCCCACGCCGGAAGAGGTCGAGAAGCGCTCGGTCAGCCCTGTTTCCCTGCTCGGCGCAACCGGCGTCCGGATCGGGCCCGAGGCCTTTCTGGCCCTGCTCGCGCAAGCCTATTCCCTGCGCGAAGCACAGTTTCGCGACCAGGGCTTCGCGCCGATCCGGCGGGCCTGGCTCGAACGGGCGGCGCGTCTGGGCGAAACCATCGTGGCGCGCATCGGCGCATCCGAGACAGAGGGCGTCTTCGAGGATGTGGACGGGGACGGCAACCTCATCCTGGGGACCCCTCAGGGGCGCAGGGTCATCGCCGCCGCAGACGTCTACCTTTAG
- the nuoN gene encoding NADH-quinone oxidoreductase subunit NuoN, with the protein MISSDLNVILPEIILAVLAMILLIGAVYTGKDRAASLLLWIVAGAMALLGLWIASTGGEARVAFGGMFIDDGFSRFAKVAILLSAAAILLMSENYMRHRGLLRFEYPVLVALAAVGMMVMVSAGDLIALYLGLELQSLALYVVAALRRDSVKSTEAGLKYFVLGSLSSGLLLYGASLVYGFAGTTLFSGIITTAQQGELSLGLLFGIVFIISGLAFKVSAVPFHMWTPDVYEGSPTPVTAFFATAPKMAAMALLARILYGAFGGAASDWGQILALLSLASMFLGAVAAIGQRNIKRLMAYSSIAHMGYALMGLTAGTVLGVQAMLVYMAIYVTMNVGTFAFILMMEKDGQPVTDIMALNMYSRREPGKALAMLILLFSLAGVPPMLGFFGKLYVLRAAYEGGYAWLAVAGVVASVIGAFYYLRIVYYMYFGDENLEGLDGGRSAILWGFLMASAAAMVLGIVNMFGVDAAAAAAAATLVN; encoded by the coding sequence ATGATCTCGAGCGATCTCAACGTCATCCTGCCGGAAATCATCCTGGCGGTTCTCGCCATGATCCTGCTAATCGGCGCGGTCTATACGGGCAAGGATCGCGCGGCGAGCCTGCTGCTCTGGATCGTCGCGGGGGCGATGGCGCTTCTCGGGCTCTGGATCGCGTCCACCGGAGGGGAAGCGCGCGTCGCCTTCGGCGGCATGTTCATCGACGATGGCTTCTCGCGCTTCGCCAAGGTGGCGATCCTGTTGTCGGCCGCCGCGATCCTGTTGATGTCCGAGAACTACATGCGCCATCGCGGGCTGCTGCGCTTCGAGTACCCGGTGCTCGTGGCGCTGGCCGCTGTCGGCATGATGGTGATGGTGTCGGCCGGCGACCTTATCGCGCTTTACCTCGGCCTCGAATTGCAGTCGCTCGCGCTTTACGTCGTGGCCGCCCTGCGCCGGGACTCGGTCAAGTCCACCGAGGCCGGCCTCAAGTACTTCGTGCTCGGCTCGCTGAGCTCCGGCCTGCTGCTTTACGGCGCCTCGCTAGTCTACGGCTTCGCGGGCACCACGCTGTTTTCGGGTATCATCACCACGGCGCAGCAGGGTGAGCTTTCCCTCGGGCTGCTCTTCGGCATCGTCTTCATCATCTCCGGCCTTGCCTTCAAGGTTTCGGCCGTGCCCTTCCACATGTGGACTCCGGATGTCTACGAGGGCTCGCCGACGCCCGTGACCGCTTTCTTCGCCACGGCGCCCAAGATGGCCGCGATGGCGCTGCTGGCGCGTATCCTCTACGGCGCATTTGGCGGCGCAGCCTCCGACTGGGGACAGATCCTCGCGCTGCTTTCGCTGGCCTCGATGTTCCTCGGGGCGGTTGCCGCGATCGGGCAGCGCAACATCAAGCGCCTGATGGCTTATTCCTCGATCGCCCACATGGGCTATGCCCTGATGGGCCTGACGGCAGGCACTGTGCTCGGGGTGCAGGCGATGCTGGTCTATATGGCGATCTACGTGACCATGAACGTCGGCACCTTTGCCTTCATCCTGATGATGGAGAAGGACGGCCAGCCTGTCACCGATATCATGGCCCTGAACATGTACTCCAGGCGCGAGCCGGGCAAGGCGCTGGCGATGCTGATCCTGCTTTTCAGCTTGGCGGGCGTGCCGCCGATGCTGGGCTTCTTCGGCAAGCTCTACGTGCTGCGCGCCGCCTACGAGGGCGGCTACGCATGGCTGGCCGTGGCCGGCGTGGTGGCAAGCGTCATCGGTGCCTTCTACTACCTGCGCATCGTCTACTACATGTACTTCGGCGACGAGAACCTCGAGGGGCTGGACGGCGGACGCTCGGCGATCCTCTGGGGTTTCCTGATGGCCTCTGCGGCGGCAATGGTGCTTGGTATCGTGAACATGTTCGGCGTCGACGCGGCCGCCGCTGCCGCGGCTGCGACGCTCGTGAACTGA
- a CDS encoding NADH-quinone oxidoreductase subunit M, whose protein sequence is MDNSLLSIITFIPALAALILAVFLRGTDAAAQRNAKWLALIATSATFIVSLFLLAGFDPNDTGFQFVEEADWLLGLKYKMGVDGISVLFVMLTTFIMPLTIAASWNVTERVKEYMIAFLLLETLMIGVFVALDLVLFYLFFEAGLIPMFLIIGIWGGKERIYASFKFFLYTFLGSVLMLVAMVAMYSEAGTTDIEALLVHQFDFESFSLLGIHVVGGLQTLLFIAFFSSFAVKMPMWPVHTWLPDAHVQAPTAGSVVLAAILLKMGGYGFLRFSLPMFPVGSEVMTPLVLWMSAIAIVYTSLVALVQEDMKKLIAYSSVAHMGFVTMGIFAANQQGVDGAIFQMLSHGFISGALFLCVGVIYDRMHTRDIDAYGGLVNRMPAYALVFMLFTMANVGLPGTSGFVGEFLTLMATFQVNTWVAAVATTGVIFSAAYALWLYRRVVFGDLIKESLRAITDMERREKWIFAPLVVMTLLLGVYPALVLDIIGPSVAALVDNYDTALAGADTAAQVASH, encoded by the coding sequence ATGGACAACTCACTTCTTTCCATCATCACCTTCATCCCGGCGCTCGCGGCGCTGATCCTGGCGGTGTTCCTGCGCGGGACCGACGCGGCGGCGCAGCGCAACGCCAAATGGCTCGCCCTGATCGCCACCTCCGCCACGTTCATCGTCTCGCTCTTCCTGCTGGCGGGCTTCGATCCGAACGACACCGGCTTCCAGTTCGTCGAGGAAGCCGACTGGCTGCTCGGGCTCAAGTACAAGATGGGTGTCGACGGCATCTCGGTTCTCTTTGTGATGCTCACGACCTTCATCATGCCGCTGACAATCGCGGCAAGCTGGAACGTCACCGAGCGCGTCAAGGAGTACATGATCGCCTTCCTCCTGCTCGAGACGCTGATGATCGGCGTTTTCGTCGCGCTCGATCTGGTCCTCTTCTATCTCTTCTTCGAGGCCGGTCTCATCCCGATGTTCCTGATCATCGGCATCTGGGGCGGCAAGGAGCGCATCTACGCCTCGTTCAAGTTCTTCCTCTACACCTTCCTCGGCTCGGTGCTGATGCTGGTGGCAATGGTCGCGATGTATTCCGAGGCCGGAACCACCGACATCGAGGCGCTGCTTGTCCATCAGTTCGACTTCGAGAGTTTCAGCCTGCTGGGCATCCATGTGGTCGGCGGTCTGCAGACGCTGCTTTTCATCGCCTTCTTCTCTTCCTTCGCGGTGAAGATGCCGATGTGGCCGGTCCATACCTGGCTGCCCGACGCGCACGTCCAGGCGCCGACCGCGGGGTCGGTCGTGCTGGCGGCGATCCTGCTTAAGATGGGCGGCTACGGCTTCCTGCGCTTCTCGCTTCCGATGTTCCCGGTAGGGTCTGAAGTCATGACGCCGCTGGTGCTGTGGATGAGCGCGATCGCCATCGTATACACATCGCTGGTGGCCCTCGTGCAGGAGGACATGAAGAAGCTCATCGCCTATTCCTCCGTGGCGCATATGGGCTTCGTCACGATGGGCATCTTTGCAGCCAACCAGCAGGGTGTCGACGGCGCGATATTCCAGATGCTGAGCCACGGCTTCATTTCGGGTGCGCTCTTCCTGTGCGTCGGCGTGATCTACGACCGGATGCACACGCGCGACATCGACGCCTATGGCGGCCTCGTGAACCGGATGCCCGCCTATGCGCTGGTCTTCATGCTCTTCACCATGGCAAATGTCGGCCTGCCGGGCACCAGCGGCTTCGTCGGGGAATTCCTGACGCTGATGGCGACCTTCCAGGTCAACACCTGGGTTGCCGCCGTGGCCACGACCGGCGTGATCTTCTCGGCCGCCTATGCGCTCTGGCTCTACCGGCGCGTGGTCTTCGGGGATCTCATCAAGGAAAGCCTGCGTGCGATCACCGATATGGAACGCCGGGAGAAATGGATCTTCGCCCCGCTTGTGGTGATGACCCTGCTGCTTGGCGTCTATCCGGCGCTGGTACTCGACATCATCGGCCCGTCGGTGGCGGCGCTGGTGGACAATTACGACACGGCGCTTGCCGGGGCGGATACCGCCGCGCAAGTCGCCTCGCACTGA
- the nuoL gene encoding NADH-quinone oxidoreductase subunit L — MEKIILFAPLIGSLICGFGWKFLGEKVAMWIATGFLFLAALLSWIVFFSFDGVTEHITLMRFIDSGTLSTDWSIRLDRMTAIMLIVVTTVSSLVHLYSFGYMAHDPQWNEGESYKPRFFAYLSFFTFAMLALVTSDNLVQMFFGWEGVGVASYLLIGFYYRKPSANSAAIKAFVVNRVGDFGFALGIFALFFLTDSIRFDDIFAAAPQLAETQLSFLWTEWNAANLVAFLLFIGAMGKSAQLFLHTWLPDAMEGPTPVSALIHAATMVTAGVFLVCRMSPLMEYAPEATTFITVIGATTAFFAATVGLVQTDIKRVIAYSTCSQLGYMFVAAGVGMYSAAMFHLFTHAFFKAMLFLGAGSVIHAMHHEQDMTNYGGLRKKIPYTFWAMMIGTLAITGVGIPLTQIGFAGFLSKDAIIESAWAGGSGYGFWLLVIAAAFTSFYSWRLMFLTFFGTPRGDKHTHEHAHESPMVMVIPLGVLALGSVFAGMLWYGSFFGHADQVARFYGIPFGEAATHAEAGEEHAAANGEPAASVEAAEDHGNAVATTGETQETSEAETSAPDTVAVATDEGHGEAGEGAHHGGFAGAPGEGALYFGPDNHVLEDAHAAPAWVKVSPFIAMLGGLLMALWFYIWNPTLPARLAENQRPLYLFLKNKWYFDEVYDAVFVQPAKSIGRTFWKRGDGSVIDGFLNGVAMGIVPFFTRLAGRAQSGYIFTYAFAMVIGIAILVTWMTLSGGAQ; from the coding sequence ATGGAAAAGATCATCCTCTTCGCGCCCCTGATCGGCAGCCTGATCTGCGGTTTCGGCTGGAAGTTTCTCGGCGAGAAGGTCGCCATGTGGATCGCCACGGGCTTCTTGTTCCTCGCCGCGCTGCTGAGCTGGATCGTCTTCTTCAGCTTTGACGGCGTTACCGAACACATAACGCTGATGCGCTTCATCGACAGCGGCACGCTGTCGACCGATTGGTCCATCCGGCTCGACCGGATGACCGCGATCATGCTGATCGTGGTGACGACGGTGTCGAGCCTCGTGCATCTCTATTCCTTCGGCTACATGGCGCATGATCCGCAATGGAATGAGGGCGAAAGCTACAAGCCGCGTTTCTTCGCCTACCTTTCGTTCTTCACCTTCGCGATGCTGGCGCTCGTGACGTCTGACAACCTTGTGCAGATGTTCTTTGGCTGGGAAGGTGTCGGCGTTGCCTCCTATCTGCTGATCGGGTTCTACTATCGCAAGCCCTCGGCCAATTCTGCGGCGATCAAGGCCTTTGTGGTGAACCGTGTCGGCGACTTCGGCTTCGCGCTGGGGATCTTCGCGCTGTTCTTCCTGACCGACAGCATCCGTTTCGACGACATCTTTGCCGCAGCGCCGCAACTGGCCGAGACGCAGCTCAGCTTCCTGTGGACAGAGTGGAACGCGGCCAATCTCGTGGCCTTCCTCCTGTTCATCGGGGCAATGGGCAAGTCGGCGCAGCTTTTCCTCCACACCTGGCTGCCGGACGCGATGGAAGGTCCGACGCCGGTCTCCGCGCTCATCCACGCCGCGACCATGGTGACGGCGGGTGTGTTCCTTGTCTGCCGCATGTCGCCGCTGATGGAGTACGCGCCCGAGGCGACGACCTTCATCACCGTGATCGGGGCCACGACGGCCTTCTTCGCGGCGACCGTCGGTCTGGTGCAGACCGACATCAAGCGCGTCATCGCCTATTCGACGTGTTCACAGCTTGGCTACATGTTCGTGGCGGCGGGCGTGGGCATGTACTCGGCGGCGATGTTCCACCTCTTCACCCATGCGTTCTTCAAGGCGATGCTGTTTCTCGGTGCCGGCTCGGTCATCCACGCGATGCATCACGAGCAGGACATGACCAACTACGGCGGCCTGCGGAAGAAGATTCCCTATACCTTCTGGGCGATGATGATCGGGACGCTGGCCATCACCGGCGTCGGCATTCCCCTGACCCAGATCGGCTTTGCCGGCTTCCTTTCGAAGGACGCGATCATCGAGAGCGCCTGGGCTGGCGGATCGGGCTACGGATTCTGGCTTCTGGTCATCGCGGCGGCCTTCACCAGTTTCTACAGCTGGCGGCTGATGTTCCTGACGTTCTTCGGCACCCCGCGGGGGGACAAGCACACGCATGAACATGCCCACGAAAGCCCCATGGTCATGGTGATCCCGCTTGGCGTGCTCGCGCTCGGGTCGGTATTCGCCGGGATGCTCTGGTACGGCAGCTTCTTCGGCCATGCCGATCAGGTCGCGCGTTTCTACGGAATTCCCTTCGGCGAGGCTGCCACCCACGCGGAAGCAGGCGAAGAACACGCCGCCGCGAACGGGGAGCCTGCCGCCTCAGTGGAAGCCGCCGAGGATCACGGCAACGCGGTCGCGACCACGGGCGAGACGCAGGAAACCTCCGAGGCCGAGACCAGCGCGCCGGATACCGTCGCCGTCGCGACTGACGAAGGCCATGGCGAGGCCGGCGAAGGCGCGCATCATGGCGGCTTTGCCGGGGCGCCGGGCGAGGGGGCACTCTATTTCGGGCCGGACAACCACGTTCTCGAAGACGCCCACGCGGCCCCGGCCTGGGTGAAGGTCTCTCCCTTCATCGCGATGCTGGGCGGTCTGCTCATGGCGCTCTGGTTCTACATCTGGAACCCGACGCTGCCCGCGCGCCTGGCCGAGAACCAGCGTCCGCTGTATCTGTTCCTCAAGAACAAGTGGTACTTCGACGAGGTCTATGACGCGGTCTTCGTCCAGCCCGCGAAGAGCATCGGACGGACCTTCTGGAAACGCGGTGACGGCAGCGTCATCGACGGCTTCCTCAACGGCGTGGCGATGGGCATCGTGCCCTTCTTCACCCGCCTCGCGGGCCGCGCCCAGTCCGGCTACATCTTCACCTATGCCTTCGCGATGGTGATCGGGATCGCGATCCTTGTCACTTGGATGACGCTCAGCGGAGGAGCGCAGTGA
- the nuoK gene encoding NADH-quinone oxidoreductase subunit NuoK: protein MIGLEHYLTVAATLFVIGIFGLFLNRKNVIILLMSIELILLAVNINLVAFSSYLGDLTGQVFTLFVLTVAAAEAAIGLAILVCFFRNRGTIDVEDVNVMKG from the coding sequence ATGATCGGACTTGAACATTACCTGACAGTGGCGGCGACGCTCTTTGTCATAGGCATCTTCGGGCTGTTCCTGAACCGCAAGAACGTGATCATCCTGCTGATGAGCATCGAGCTGATCCTGCTGGCGGTGAACATCAACCTGGTCGCCTTCTCGAGCTATCTGGGCGATCTGACAGGTCAGGTGTTCACGCTCTTCGTCCTGACAGTGGCCGCCGCAGAGGCCGCCATCGGGCTTGCGATCCTCGTGTGCTTCTTCCGCAATCGGGGCACCATCGACGTCGAAGACGTCAACGTGATGAAAGGGTAA
- a CDS encoding NADH-quinone oxidoreductase subunit J, with the protein MSVFAFYLFAVCVIAGGLFTVIGRNPVHSVLWLILAFLSSAGLFVLLGAEFVAMLLVIVYVGAVAVLFLFVVMMLDVDFAELKAEMARYMPLALLIGLIILMQFVMAFGAWEASSAAEGLRQNVTPAEIQNTEALGLLLYDRYFLLFQLAGLILLVAMIGAIVLTLRHRQDVKRQNVVAQMMRDPKLAMELRDVKPGQGL; encoded by the coding sequence ATGAGCGTTTTCGCATTCTACCTGTTCGCCGTCTGCGTGATCGCGGGCGGTCTCTTCACGGTCATCGGTCGCAACCCGGTGCATTCGGTGCTCTGGCTGATCCTCGCGTTTCTCAGTTCGGCCGGTCTGTTCGTGCTGCTGGGCGCCGAGTTCGTGGCGATGCTTCTGGTGATCGTCTATGTCGGCGCCGTCGCGGTCCTCTTTCTGTTCGTCGTGATGATGCTCGACGTCGATTTTGCCGAGCTGAAGGCCGAGATGGCCCGCTACATGCCGCTTGCCCTGCTGATCGGGCTGATCATCCTCATGCAGTTCGTGATGGCCTTCGGCGCCTGGGAGGCAAGTTCGGCGGCCGAGGGGCTGCGCCAGAACGTGACGCCGGCGGAAATTCAGAATACCGAGGCGCTCGGGCTGCTGCTGTATGACCGCTACTTCCTGCTGTTCCAGCTTGCGGGGCTGATCCTGCTGGTCGCGATGATCGGGGCGATCGTCCTGACCTTGCGCCATCGCCAGGATGTCAAACGCCAGAACGTTGTCGCGCAGATGATGCGGGACCCGAAACTCGCGATGGAACTGCGGGACGTGAAACCGGGGCAGGGGCTCTGA
- a CDS encoding carboxymuconolactone decarboxylase family protein, which yields MSESRNPFVTMMEQAQEMAKTFPAMEAFTPKGFEKLWGTMPKDMMEIMFGNTINEGGLDARTRLLLTLAGLTMQGAQNDVGIRQTVRHALEAGASKQHIIETIGQMSVFAGLPAMTRALELAQQVMDEKEDEA from the coding sequence ATGAGCGAGTCGAGAAACCCTTTCGTGACGATGATGGAGCAGGCGCAGGAGATGGCGAAGACCTTTCCTGCGATGGAGGCCTTCACCCCGAAAGGTTTCGAGAAGCTCTGGGGCACGATGCCGAAGGACATGATGGAGATCATGTTCGGCAACACGATCAACGAGGGCGGGCTCGATGCCCGCACCCGCCTGCTGCTCACGCTTGCGGGGCTTACGATGCAGGGCGCGCAGAACGATGTCGGCATCCGCCAGACGGTCCGCCACGCGCTCGAGGCCGGAGCGAGCAAGCAGCACATCATCGAGACCATCGGGCAGATGTCGGTCTTTGCCGGTCTGCCGGCCATGACCCGGGCGCTTGAACTGGCCCAACAGGTGATGGACGAAAAAGAGGACGAGGCATGA
- the nuoI gene encoding NADH-quinone oxidoreductase subunit NuoI: MTQIDYSRAAKYFLLQDFWVGMKLGLKYFFGKKATVNYPHEKGPLSPRFRGEHALRRYPNGEERCIACKLCEAICPAQAITIDAEPREDGSRRTTRYDIDMTKCIYCGFCQEACPVDAIVEGPNFEFATETREELFYDKAKLLANGDRWEAEIARNLELDAPYR, from the coding sequence ATGACCCAGATCGATTATTCCCGCGCGGCGAAATACTTCCTGCTGCAGGACTTCTGGGTCGGCATGAAGCTGGGCCTGAAGTACTTCTTCGGCAAGAAGGCGACCGTGAACTACCCGCATGAGAAGGGCCCGCTGTCGCCTCGGTTCCGGGGCGAGCATGCGCTGAGGCGCTATCCAAACGGCGAGGAACGCTGCATTGCCTGCAAGCTCTGCGAGGCGATCTGCCCGGCACAGGCCATCACCATCGACGCCGAACCGCGCGAGGACGGCTCGCGCCGGACCACGCGCTACGACATCGACATGACCAAATGCATTTACTGCGGTTTCTGTCAGGAGGCCTGCCCGGTCGATGCGATCGTCGAGGGGCCGAACTTCGAGTTCGCGACCGAGACACGCGAAGAGCTGTTCTACGACAAGGCCAAGTTGCTGGCCAACGGAGACCGCTGGGAAGCCGAGATCGCGCGCAACCTCGAACTGGACGCGCCGTACAGATGA